The genomic segment GAGAAGAATGCCTACTGGTACGGCTCACGCCTGACGCTGGAAGAGGCTCGGAAGCTTGCTCCTAACCAGAATGCGACTGGACTTCAGGTCAGCTCTGCCGTGTTGGCGGGCATGGTCTGGGCGCTGGAAAATCCGCAAGCCGGTATCGTCGAGGCAGACGAGGTGGATTACCGCCGCTGCCTCAGCATCCAGCGTCGCTATCTCGGGCCCGTCGAAGGACATTATACCGACTGGACACCGCTTGAAGGCAGGCCCGGTCTCTTCCCAGAAGATATCGATGCGGATGATCCATGGCAGTTCCGCAATATTCTGGTGCGCGGATAGAGCCGCTACACGCCCTCTGGTGCCGGTTTGCAACGCTCTCATTTTTGTGGAGGCCCTTGGGAACCGGTGCATAGAGGTCGTCGTTCGCTTGCAATAAAACCAACTTCAATCCATGGTCTTTTCACAGAGATCGACAAGAATCGCAGGAGACGAAAGAGATGAATTTCAAGACAGGCGCCGCCTTGGTTCTGGCCGCAATTGCCGCCTCTTCATGCGCTCCTAACGCGCCATCGCCTCGCCCCATGGCATCCGCCATGCCGCAGGGTCCGGCTGTTGATGGCCGCTGGGTGGACAAGAACGGCATCGTCTCCACCTTCCAGGCGGGCGCCTTCTCCACACGCTCGACAGACAGCAATACGCTGCTGGCATCCGGCACCTATGTGACGCTGTCGCCAACGCTTTACGAGATCAACATGACCTCGCT from the Agrobacterium vaccinii genome contains:
- the omp10 gene encoding outer membrane lipoprotein Omp10, which codes for MNFKTGAALVLAAIAASSCAPNAPSPRPMASAMPQGPAVDGRWVDKNGIVSTFQAGAFSTRSTDSNTLLASGTYVTLSPTLYEINMTSLVRNTQSRVNCALISRSQLNCTTDSNSQFTLTRQG